The proteins below are encoded in one region of Tsuneonella sp. CC-YZS046:
- a CDS encoding GNAT family N-acetyltransferase, with amino-acid sequence MSGVELSEDRARIDVARVLGWLRASYWGASMDRATLERAVANSLCVGAYRDGRQIGFARAVTDRATMAWLTDVVVDETARGQGIGRTMAGFLLEHPELSGLRRWGLATRDAHGVYAPLGFVPLERPEHYMERLDPAHKAALAG; translated from the coding sequence ATGAGCGGCGTGGAACTCAGCGAAGACCGGGCGCGGATCGACGTGGCGCGGGTGCTTGGGTGGCTGCGGGCCAGTTATTGGGGGGCGAGCATGGATCGCGCAACGCTGGAGCGGGCGGTCGCGAACTCGCTTTGCGTCGGCGCTTATCGGGATGGCCGGCAGATCGGCTTCGCCCGCGCGGTGACGGATCGCGCCACCATGGCCTGGCTGACCGACGTCGTGGTTGACGAGACTGCCCGTGGACAGGGCATTGGAAGGACAATGGCGGGTTTTCTGCTGGAACATCCGGAATTGAGCGGACTGCGGCGGTGGGGGCTGGCCACGCGCGATGCGCATGGCGTCTATGCCCCGCTGGGCTTCGTTCCGCTGGAAAGGCCGGAGCACTACATGGAACGGCTGGACCCGGCGCACAAGGCGGCGCTGGCGGGATGA
- the metX gene encoding homoserine O-acetyltransferase MetX, with translation MATTLASTSPNIRLPEPLPLDSGQVLECVDIAFETYGELSADRSNAILICHALTMDQYVANPHPITGKPGWWSQSVGPGKVIDTDRFHVICANVIGSCMGSSGPMSLAPDGAPYGMRFPVITIRDMVRGLVRLLDTLGIERLHTVIGGSMGGMQALSLAANFPERTERVLAIATTARHSAQNIAFHEVGRQAIMADPNWQDGNYYGTGKPPDAGLAVARMAAHITYLSEAGLTEKFGRRLQDRSAKSFGFDADFQVESYLRYQGLSFTNRFDANSYLYITRAMDYFDLAEEHGGRLADAFAGGSARFCVVSFDTDWLYPTAESRNIVHALNAAGAPVSFVELSAPYGHDSFLLDVPALDRVIRGFLDQ, from the coding sequence ATGGCTACAACTCTTGCCTCCACCAGCCCTAACATCCGGCTGCCGGAACCGCTTCCGCTCGACAGCGGGCAGGTGCTCGAATGCGTGGACATAGCGTTCGAGACCTATGGGGAGCTTTCCGCCGACCGGTCGAATGCGATCCTGATCTGTCACGCGCTGACCATGGATCAATATGTGGCCAACCCGCATCCGATCACCGGCAAGCCGGGCTGGTGGTCGCAATCGGTCGGGCCGGGGAAGGTGATCGATACGGATCGCTTCCATGTGATCTGCGCCAATGTGATCGGCAGCTGCATGGGCTCGTCCGGCCCGATGAGCCTTGCCCCCGATGGCGCGCCCTATGGGATGCGGTTTCCCGTCATCACCATTCGCGACATGGTGCGCGGGCTGGTGCGGCTGCTCGATACGCTCGGCATCGAACGTCTGCACACCGTGATCGGCGGCTCGATGGGCGGGATGCAGGCCCTGAGCCTTGCCGCCAATTTTCCCGAAAGGACGGAGCGCGTCCTGGCGATCGCCACGACCGCGCGCCACTCCGCGCAGAACATCGCCTTCCATGAAGTCGGGCGGCAGGCGATCATGGCCGATCCGAACTGGCAGGACGGCAATTACTACGGCACCGGCAAGCCGCCCGATGCCGGGCTGGCCGTGGCCCGCATGGCGGCGCACATCACCTATCTTTCCGAAGCGGGCCTGACCGAGAAGTTCGGGCGGCGGCTGCAGGATCGTTCGGCAAAGAGCTTCGGCTTCGACGCGGATTTCCAGGTCGAGAGCTATCTGCGCTATCAGGGCCTTTCATTCACCAACCGGTTCGATGCGAATTCCTATCTCTACATCACCCGGGCGATGGATTACTTCGATCTGGCGGAGGAACACGGCGGGCGGCTGGCGGATGCCTTCGCGGGCGGGAGCGCCCGGTTCTGCGTGGTCAGCTTCGATACGGACTGGCTCTATCCCACCGCCGAATCCCGCAATATCGTCCATGCGCTGAATGCGGCGGGCGCGCCGGTCAGCTTCGTCGAACTGTCCGCGCCCTATGGGCACGACAGCTTCCTGCTCGACGTTCCGGCCCTTGACCGGGTGATCCGGGGATTCCTCGATCAATGA
- the mobA gene encoding molybdenum cofactor guanylyltransferase translates to MILGLVLAGGRSSRFGSDKALAELNGQTLISRAIENLSGWCEQVIIAGRETGPAPCIPDWPRPGMGPLAGLAAGLHHARDAGFEAVLSCGVDSVDLPEDLPLLLDPAPACVASQPIIGLWPTGAAPVLERILSGNGKHSLHVFAQSIGARCVELAQPPGNVNTPADLAAIGQRKD, encoded by the coding sequence ATGATTCTGGGACTGGTCCTGGCCGGCGGACGATCGAGCCGCTTCGGAAGCGACAAGGCGCTCGCGGAACTGAACGGGCAAACCCTGATCTCGCGAGCGATAGAGAACCTTTCCGGCTGGTGCGAGCAGGTTATCATCGCCGGGCGGGAAACCGGCCCCGCCCCCTGCATACCGGACTGGCCCCGCCCCGGCATGGGCCCGCTGGCGGGACTGGCGGCGGGCCTTCATCACGCGCGGGATGCCGGATTTGAGGCGGTCCTGAGCTGCGGCGTGGATTCCGTGGATCTACCGGAAGACCTGCCGCTCCTGCTCGATCCGGCCCCGGCCTGCGTGGCCAGCCAGCCCATCATCGGCCTGTGGCCAACCGGGGCCGCGCCGGTGCTGGAGCGGATTCTGAGCGGGAACGGAAAGCACTCGCTGCATGTCTTTGCCCAGAGCATCGGCGCGCGCTGCGTCGAGCTGGCCCAACCGCCAGGCAATGTGAACACGCCGGCCGATCTTGCCGCGATCGGGCAGCGCAAAGATTAG
- the hisC gene encoding histidinol-phosphate transaminase encodes MNKKLPIAKPWIEAIHAYVPGKSRADDGRELIKLSANENPLGTSPAALAAMRGAVPPARYPDPDSRALREALGDLHGIDPARIVCGTGSDELLNLAAQGYAGPGDEVIYVRYGFSVYDIAARRCGATPVIAPDRDYGTDVDALLALVNEKTRVVFIANPNNPTGSFLPRGEIARLHAALPSDVLFVLDQAYAEYLAPEDDDGGLALAAAHGNVLVTRTFSKIYGLAGERIGWATGAPGLIATLNRIRGPFNVSSTGQAAALAALADQDFVRHSREHNRAERARFVAALEQIGNHGLRPVPSQANFVLILFEGALTAEAAQEGLARTGYATRWLPGQGLPQGLRITIGTAEQMDEITATLREMTQAMAGATAR; translated from the coding sequence GTGAATAAGAAGCTCCCCATCGCCAAGCCGTGGATCGAAGCCATCCACGCCTATGTGCCCGGCAAGTCGCGCGCCGATGACGGCCGGGAACTGATAAAGCTGTCCGCCAACGAGAATCCGCTCGGCACCAGCCCGGCTGCGCTGGCCGCGATGCGCGGCGCGGTGCCGCCCGCCCGCTACCCCGATCCGGATTCGCGCGCATTGCGCGAGGCCCTCGGCGACCTCCACGGGATCGACCCGGCCCGGATCGTGTGCGGCACCGGCTCGGACGAGCTGCTGAACCTCGCCGCGCAGGGCTATGCCGGCCCCGGCGATGAAGTGATCTACGTCCGCTACGGCTTCTCGGTCTACGACATCGCCGCGCGGCGCTGCGGCGCGACCCCGGTGATCGCGCCCGACCGCGATTACGGAACCGATGTCGATGCCCTGCTGGCGCTGGTCAACGAAAAGACCCGGGTCGTGTTCATCGCCAACCCCAACAATCCGACCGGCAGCTTCCTGCCCAGGGGCGAGATCGCCCGCCTGCACGCCGCCCTGCCCTCCGACGTGCTGTTCGTGCTGGATCAGGCCTATGCCGAATATCTGGCACCGGAAGACGATGACGGCGGCCTCGCGCTGGCGGCCGCGCACGGCAATGTGCTGGTCACGCGCACCTTTTCCAAGATCTATGGTCTTGCCGGCGAACGGATCGGCTGGGCGACCGGCGCGCCGGGGCTGATCGCGACGCTCAACCGCATCCGCGGCCCGTTCAATGTGTCCAGCACCGGGCAGGCCGCGGCGCTGGCCGCTCTGGCAGACCAGGATTTCGTCCGCCATTCGCGCGAGCATAACCGGGCGGAGCGGGCCCGTTTCGTTGCCGCCCTCGAACAGATCGGCAATCACGGTTTGCGTCCGGTCCCGAGCCAGGCCAATTTCGTGCTGATCCTGTTCGAAGGCGCTCTCACCGCCGAGGCCGCGCAGGAAGGGCTGGCCCGGACAGGATATGCGACGCGATGGCTGCCAGGCCAGGGTCTGCCGCAAGGCCTGCGGATCACTATCGGCACGGCGGAGCAGATGGACGAAATCACGGCGACGCTGCGCGAAATGACTCAGGCCATGGCCGGAGCGACCGCGAGATGA
- the metW gene encoding methionine biosynthesis protein MetW, translated as MSALRPDLAVIADNVMPGSRVLDVGCGDGVLMAALRDEKGVDARGMEIDPEKVEQCVSRGLSVIQGDANSDLAFYPDDAFDYAILSHTLQTTQRPDIMLDELLRIGRQAFVSFPNFAHWRVRLALLWNGRMPVTRNLPQNWYDTPNIHHLTVEDFRSLLAEKGVRVQRSWFLANDGLIGATGANWRAQNAVFQLSR; from the coding sequence ATGAGCGCGCTTCGTCCCGATCTGGCGGTGATCGCCGACAATGTCATGCCCGGCTCGCGCGTGCTCGATGTCGGCTGCGGCGATGGCGTGCTGATGGCCGCGCTGCGCGACGAGAAGGGCGTGGATGCGCGCGGCATGGAGATCGACCCCGAAAAGGTGGAGCAATGCGTCAGCCGGGGCCTTTCCGTCATTCAGGGCGACGCGAACAGCGACCTCGCCTTCTATCCGGACGATGCCTTCGATTACGCGATCCTGAGCCACACCCTGCAAACCACGCAACGCCCGGATATCATGCTGGACGAATTGCTGCGGATCGGGCGGCAGGCCTTCGTCAGCTTTCCCAATTTCGCGCATTGGCGGGTGCGCCTGGCATTGCTGTGGAACGGGCGGATGCCGGTGACCCGCAACCTGCCGCAGAACTGGTACGATACCCCCAATATCCATCATCTGACAGTGGAGGATTTCCGGAGCCTGCTGGCCGAGAAGGGGGTCCGCGTCCAGCGCAGCTGGTTCCTCGCCAATGATGGGCTGATCGGCGCGACCGGCGCCAACTGGCGCGCGCAGAACGCGGTGTTCCAGCTTTCGCGCTAA